The Manis javanica isolate MJ-LG chromosome 6, MJ_LKY, whole genome shotgun sequence genome contains a region encoding:
- the SCN2B gene encoding sodium channel regulatory subunit beta-2 isoform X1, translated as MPGYLALPSVSRGSVSFSLWVQKAGPLSSSVTQSPHQLVALSTVPPGRSMEVTVPATLNVLNGSDARLPCTFNSCYTVNHKQFSLNWTYQGCSNCSEEMFLQFRMKIINLKLEQFRDRVEFSGNPSKYDVSVTLRNVQLEDEGTYNCYVMNPPDRHRGHGRILLQVLLEEPPERDSTVAVIVGASVGGFLAVVILVLMVVKCVRRKKEQKLSTDDLKTEEEGKTDGEGNVEDSTK; from the exons GTGCAGAAGGCTGGCCCCCTCTCCAGCTCTGTCACACAGAGTCCTCACCAGCTTGTGGCTTTGTCCACAGTGCCACCAGGGCGGAGCATGGAAGTCACAGTACCTGCCACCCTCAATGTCCTCAACGGCTCTGATGCCCGCCTGCCGTGCACCTTCAACTCCTGCTACACAGTGAACCACAAACAGTTCTCCCTGAACTGGACCTACCAGGGGTGCAGTAACTGCTCCGAGGAGATG TTCCTCCAGTTCCGCATGAAGATCATTAACCTGAAGCTGGAGCAGTTCCGAGACCGCGTGGAGTTCTCGGGGAACCCCAGCAAGTACGATGTGTCCGTGACTCTGAGAAACGTGCAGCTGGAGGATGAGGGCACCTACAACTGCTACGTCATGAACCCGCCCGACCGCCACCGTGGCCATGGCAGGATCCTCCTGCAGGTCCTCCTGGAAG AGCCGCCTGAGCGGGATTCCACGGTGGCCGTGATCGTGGGCGCCTCCGTTGGGGGCTTCCTGGCTGTGGTCATCTTGGTGCTGATGGTCGTGAAGTGCGTGAGGAGGAAAAAGGAGCAGAAGCTGAGCACAGACGACCTGAAGACGGAGGAGGAGGGCAAGACGGACGGCGAGGGCAACGTGGAGGACAGTACCAAGTAA